In Microtus ochrogaster isolate Prairie Vole_2 chromosome 4, MicOch1.0, whole genome shotgun sequence, one genomic interval encodes:
- the Slc25a25 gene encoding calcium-binding mitochondrial carrier protein SCaMC-2 isoform X1 has protein sequence MVSSVLCRCVASPPPDAAAAASSSASSPASVGDPCGGAVCGGPDHRVRLWSLFQTLDVNRDGGLCVNDLAVGLRRLGLHRTEGELRKIVQAGDKDLDGQLDFEEFVHYLQDHEKKLRLVFKSLDKKNDGRIDAQEIMQSLRDLGVKISEQQAEKILKRIRTGHFWGPVTYMDKNGTMTIDWNEWRDYHLLHPVENIPEIILYWKHSTIFDVGENLTVPDEFTVEERQTGMWWRHLVAGGGAGAVSRTCTAPLDRLKVLMQVHASRSNNMCIIGGFTQMIREGGAKSLWRGNGINVLKIAPESAIKFMAYEQMKRLVGSDQETLRIHERLVAGSLAGAIAQSSIYPMEVLKTRMALRKTGQYSGMLDCARRILAKEGIAAFYKGYIPNMLGIIPYAGIDLAVYETLKNTWLQRYAVNSADPGVFVLLACGTISSTCGQLASYPLALVRTRMQAQASIEGAPEVTMSSLFRQILRTEGAFGLYRGLAPNFMKVIPAVSISYVVYENLKITLGVQSR, from the exons ATGGTGAGCAGTGTGTTGTGCCGCTGCGTGGCCTCCCCGCCGCCGgacgccgccgccgccgcctcgtCGTCCGCCTCGTCGCCGGCTTCCGTAGGGGACCCGTGCGGCGGCGCCGTCTGTGGCGGCCCGGACCACCGGGTGCGCCTGTGGAGTCTCTTCCAAACACTCGACGTCAACCGCGACGGCGGCCTCTGTGTCAACGACCTGGCTGTGGGGCTGCGGCGCCTGGGACTGCACCGCACGGAGGGCGAGCTCCGG AAAATTGTTCAAGCAGGTGACAAGGACCTTGATGGGCAGTTGGACTTTGAAGAGTTCGTACATTACCTCCAAGATCATGAGAAAAAACTGAGGCTGGTGTTCAAGAGTCTGGACAAAAAGAACGATG GACGAATCGATGCTCAAGAGATCATGCAGTCCCTGCGGGACCTGGGTGTCAAGATCTCTGAACAGCAGGCGGAGAAGATTCTTAAGAG aaTACGAACGGGCCACTTCTGGGGCCCTGTCACCTA CATGGACAAGAACGGCACGATGACCATCGACTGGAATGAGTGGAGGGACTACCACCTGCTGCACCCCGTGGAGAACATCCCTGAGATCATCCTGTACTGGAAGCACTCGACG ATCTTCGATGTTGGCGAGAATCTGACAGTCCCGGATGAGTTCACGGTGGAAGAGAGGCAGACAGGGATGTGGTGGAGGCACCTGGTGGCCGGAGGTGGGGCAGGGGCCGTTTCCAGAACCTGCACTGCTCCCCTGGACAGATTGAAGGTGCTCATGCAG GTCCATGCCTCCCGCAGCAACAATATGTGCATCATAGGCGGATTCACACAGATGATTCGAGAAGGGGGGGCCAAGTCTCTCTGGCGGGGCAATGGCATCAACGTCCTCAAAATTGCCCCTGAGTCAGCCATCAAATTCATGGCGTATGAGCAG aTGAAGCGCCTCGTTGGCAGTGATCAGGAGACGCTGAGGATCCATGAAAGGCTTGTGGCAGGCTCCTTGGCTGGGGCCATTGCCCAGAGTAGTATTTACCCAATGGAG GTGCTGAAGACCCGAATGGCCCTGCGGAAGACAGGCCAGTACTCGGGCATGCTGGACTGCGCCAGGAGGATCTTGGCTAAAGAGGGTATAGCTGCCTTCTACAAAGGCTACATCCCCAACATGCTGGGGATCATCCCCTATGCTGGCATCGACCTTGCTGTCTACGAG ACACTGAAAAATACCTGGCTACAGCGCTACGCAGTGAACAGCGCAGATCCCGGTGTGTTTGTTCTCCTGGCCTGTGGCACTATCTCTAGTACCTGTGGCCAGCTGGCCAGCTACCCGCTGGCCTTGGTCAGGACTCGGATGCAGGCACAAG CCTCCATTGAGGGTGCGCCTGAGGTAACCATGAGCAGCCTCTTCAGACAGATTCTCCGGACTGAAGGGGCCTTTGGGCTATACCGGGGGCTGGCCCCCAACTTCATGAAGGTGATTCCAGCTGTGAGCATCAGCTACGTGGTGTACGAGAACCTGAAGATCACCCTGGGTGTGCAGTCTCGGTGA
- the Slc25a25 gene encoding calcium-binding mitochondrial carrier protein SCaMC-2 isoform X2, with protein sequence MVSSVLCRCVASPPPDAAAAASSSASSPASVGDPCGGAVCGGPDHRVRLWSLFQTLDVNRDGGLCVNDLAVGLRRLGLHRTEGELRKIVQAGDKDLDGQLDFEEFVHYLQDHEKKLRLVFKSLDKKNDGRIDAQEIMQSLRDLGVKISEQQAEKILKSMDKNGTMTIDWNEWRDYHLLHPVENIPEIILYWKHSTIFDVGENLTVPDEFTVEERQTGMWWRHLVAGGGAGAVSRTCTAPLDRLKVLMQVHASRSNNMCIIGGFTQMIREGGAKSLWRGNGINVLKIAPESAIKFMAYEQMKRLVGSDQETLRIHERLVAGSLAGAIAQSSIYPMEVLKTRMALRKTGQYSGMLDCARRILAKEGIAAFYKGYIPNMLGIIPYAGIDLAVYETLKNTWLQRYAVNSADPGVFVLLACGTISSTCGQLASYPLALVRTRMQAQASIEGAPEVTMSSLFRQILRTEGAFGLYRGLAPNFMKVIPAVSISYVVYENLKITLGVQSR encoded by the exons ATGGTGAGCAGTGTGTTGTGCCGCTGCGTGGCCTCCCCGCCGCCGgacgccgccgccgccgcctcgtCGTCCGCCTCGTCGCCGGCTTCCGTAGGGGACCCGTGCGGCGGCGCCGTCTGTGGCGGCCCGGACCACCGGGTGCGCCTGTGGAGTCTCTTCCAAACACTCGACGTCAACCGCGACGGCGGCCTCTGTGTCAACGACCTGGCTGTGGGGCTGCGGCGCCTGGGACTGCACCGCACGGAGGGCGAGCTCCGG AAAATTGTTCAAGCAGGTGACAAGGACCTTGATGGGCAGTTGGACTTTGAAGAGTTCGTACATTACCTCCAAGATCATGAGAAAAAACTGAGGCTGGTGTTCAAGAGTCTGGACAAAAAGAACGATG GACGAATCGATGCTCAAGAGATCATGCAGTCCCTGCGGGACCTGGGTGTCAAGATCTCTGAACAGCAGGCGGAGAAGATTCTTAAGAG CATGGACAAGAACGGCACGATGACCATCGACTGGAATGAGTGGAGGGACTACCACCTGCTGCACCCCGTGGAGAACATCCCTGAGATCATCCTGTACTGGAAGCACTCGACG ATCTTCGATGTTGGCGAGAATCTGACAGTCCCGGATGAGTTCACGGTGGAAGAGAGGCAGACAGGGATGTGGTGGAGGCACCTGGTGGCCGGAGGTGGGGCAGGGGCCGTTTCCAGAACCTGCACTGCTCCCCTGGACAGATTGAAGGTGCTCATGCAG GTCCATGCCTCCCGCAGCAACAATATGTGCATCATAGGCGGATTCACACAGATGATTCGAGAAGGGGGGGCCAAGTCTCTCTGGCGGGGCAATGGCATCAACGTCCTCAAAATTGCCCCTGAGTCAGCCATCAAATTCATGGCGTATGAGCAG aTGAAGCGCCTCGTTGGCAGTGATCAGGAGACGCTGAGGATCCATGAAAGGCTTGTGGCAGGCTCCTTGGCTGGGGCCATTGCCCAGAGTAGTATTTACCCAATGGAG GTGCTGAAGACCCGAATGGCCCTGCGGAAGACAGGCCAGTACTCGGGCATGCTGGACTGCGCCAGGAGGATCTTGGCTAAAGAGGGTATAGCTGCCTTCTACAAAGGCTACATCCCCAACATGCTGGGGATCATCCCCTATGCTGGCATCGACCTTGCTGTCTACGAG ACACTGAAAAATACCTGGCTACAGCGCTACGCAGTGAACAGCGCAGATCCCGGTGTGTTTGTTCTCCTGGCCTGTGGCACTATCTCTAGTACCTGTGGCCAGCTGGCCAGCTACCCGCTGGCCTTGGTCAGGACTCGGATGCAGGCACAAG CCTCCATTGAGGGTGCGCCTGAGGTAACCATGAGCAGCCTCTTCAGACAGATTCTCCGGACTGAAGGGGCCTTTGGGCTATACCGGGGGCTGGCCCCCAACTTCATGAAGGTGATTCCAGCTGTGAGCATCAGCTACGTGGTGTACGAGAACCTGAAGATCACCCTGGGTGTGCAGTCTCGGTGA
- the Slc25a25 gene encoding calcium-binding mitochondrial carrier protein SCaMC-2 isoform X4: MLQMLWHFLSSFFPRAGCQDSREGIDHGVKGTHTPARGDQMPTFLGKQNGRAEATEKRPTILLVVGPAEQFPKKIVQAGDKDLDGQLDFEEFVHYLQDHEKKLRLVFKSLDKKNDGRIDAQEIMQSLRDLGVKISEQQAEKILKSMDKNGTMTIDWNEWRDYHLLHPVENIPEIILYWKHSTIFDVGENLTVPDEFTVEERQTGMWWRHLVAGGGAGAVSRTCTAPLDRLKVLMQVHASRSNNMCIIGGFTQMIREGGAKSLWRGNGINVLKIAPESAIKFMAYEQMKRLVGSDQETLRIHERLVAGSLAGAIAQSSIYPMEVLKTRMALRKTGQYSGMLDCARRILAKEGIAAFYKGYIPNMLGIIPYAGIDLAVYETLKNTWLQRYAVNSADPGVFVLLACGTISSTCGQLASYPLALVRTRMQAQASIEGAPEVTMSSLFRQILRTEGAFGLYRGLAPNFMKVIPAVSISYVVYENLKITLGVQSR; this comes from the exons ATGCTACAGATGCTGTGGCATTTTCTGTCTAGCTTTTTCCCTAGAGCTGGGTGCCAAGATTCCAGAGAGGGCATCGATCATGGAGTCAAAGGCACTCATACCCCTGCTCGGGGAGACCAGATGCCCACCTTTTTGGGGAAACAAAACGGAAGGGCTGAGGCCACGGAAAAGAGACCTACCATCTTGCTGGTGGTCGGACCTGCAGAACAGTTTCCTAAG AAAATTGTTCAAGCAGGTGACAAGGACCTTGATGGGCAGTTGGACTTTGAAGAGTTCGTACATTACCTCCAAGATCATGAGAAAAAACTGAGGCTGGTGTTCAAGAGTCTGGACAAAAAGAACGATG GACGAATCGATGCTCAAGAGATCATGCAGTCCCTGCGGGACCTGGGTGTCAAGATCTCTGAACAGCAGGCGGAGAAGATTCTTAAGAG CATGGACAAGAACGGCACGATGACCATCGACTGGAATGAGTGGAGGGACTACCACCTGCTGCACCCCGTGGAGAACATCCCTGAGATCATCCTGTACTGGAAGCACTCGACG ATCTTCGATGTTGGCGAGAATCTGACAGTCCCGGATGAGTTCACGGTGGAAGAGAGGCAGACAGGGATGTGGTGGAGGCACCTGGTGGCCGGAGGTGGGGCAGGGGCCGTTTCCAGAACCTGCACTGCTCCCCTGGACAGATTGAAGGTGCTCATGCAG GTCCATGCCTCCCGCAGCAACAATATGTGCATCATAGGCGGATTCACACAGATGATTCGAGAAGGGGGGGCCAAGTCTCTCTGGCGGGGCAATGGCATCAACGTCCTCAAAATTGCCCCTGAGTCAGCCATCAAATTCATGGCGTATGAGCAG aTGAAGCGCCTCGTTGGCAGTGATCAGGAGACGCTGAGGATCCATGAAAGGCTTGTGGCAGGCTCCTTGGCTGGGGCCATTGCCCAGAGTAGTATTTACCCAATGGAG GTGCTGAAGACCCGAATGGCCCTGCGGAAGACAGGCCAGTACTCGGGCATGCTGGACTGCGCCAGGAGGATCTTGGCTAAAGAGGGTATAGCTGCCTTCTACAAAGGCTACATCCCCAACATGCTGGGGATCATCCCCTATGCTGGCATCGACCTTGCTGTCTACGAG ACACTGAAAAATACCTGGCTACAGCGCTACGCAGTGAACAGCGCAGATCCCGGTGTGTTTGTTCTCCTGGCCTGTGGCACTATCTCTAGTACCTGTGGCCAGCTGGCCAGCTACCCGCTGGCCTTGGTCAGGACTCGGATGCAGGCACAAG CCTCCATTGAGGGTGCGCCTGAGGTAACCATGAGCAGCCTCTTCAGACAGATTCTCCGGACTGAAGGGGCCTTTGGGCTATACCGGGGGCTGGCCCCCAACTTCATGAAGGTGATTCCAGCTGTGAGCATCAGCTACGTGGTGTACGAGAACCTGAAGATCACCCTGGGTGTGCAGTCTCGGTGA
- the Slc25a25 gene encoding calcium-binding mitochondrial carrier protein SCaMC-2 isoform X3 — protein MLQMLWHFLSSFFPRAGCQDSREGIDHGVKGTHTPARGDQMPTFLGKQNGRAEATEKRPTILLVVGPAEQFPKKIVQAGDKDLDGQLDFEEFVHYLQDHEKKLRLVFKSLDKKNDGRIDAQEIMQSLRDLGVKISEQQAEKILKRIRTGHFWGPVTYMDKNGTMTIDWNEWRDYHLLHPVENIPEIILYWKHSTIFDVGENLTVPDEFTVEERQTGMWWRHLVAGGGAGAVSRTCTAPLDRLKVLMQVHASRSNNMCIIGGFTQMIREGGAKSLWRGNGINVLKIAPESAIKFMAYEQMKRLVGSDQETLRIHERLVAGSLAGAIAQSSIYPMEVLKTRMALRKTGQYSGMLDCARRILAKEGIAAFYKGYIPNMLGIIPYAGIDLAVYETLKNTWLQRYAVNSADPGVFVLLACGTISSTCGQLASYPLALVRTRMQAQASIEGAPEVTMSSLFRQILRTEGAFGLYRGLAPNFMKVIPAVSISYVVYENLKITLGVQSR, from the exons ATGCTACAGATGCTGTGGCATTTTCTGTCTAGCTTTTTCCCTAGAGCTGGGTGCCAAGATTCCAGAGAGGGCATCGATCATGGAGTCAAAGGCACTCATACCCCTGCTCGGGGAGACCAGATGCCCACCTTTTTGGGGAAACAAAACGGAAGGGCTGAGGCCACGGAAAAGAGACCTACCATCTTGCTGGTGGTCGGACCTGCAGAACAGTTTCCTAAG AAAATTGTTCAAGCAGGTGACAAGGACCTTGATGGGCAGTTGGACTTTGAAGAGTTCGTACATTACCTCCAAGATCATGAGAAAAAACTGAGGCTGGTGTTCAAGAGTCTGGACAAAAAGAACGATG GACGAATCGATGCTCAAGAGATCATGCAGTCCCTGCGGGACCTGGGTGTCAAGATCTCTGAACAGCAGGCGGAGAAGATTCTTAAGAG aaTACGAACGGGCCACTTCTGGGGCCCTGTCACCTA CATGGACAAGAACGGCACGATGACCATCGACTGGAATGAGTGGAGGGACTACCACCTGCTGCACCCCGTGGAGAACATCCCTGAGATCATCCTGTACTGGAAGCACTCGACG ATCTTCGATGTTGGCGAGAATCTGACAGTCCCGGATGAGTTCACGGTGGAAGAGAGGCAGACAGGGATGTGGTGGAGGCACCTGGTGGCCGGAGGTGGGGCAGGGGCCGTTTCCAGAACCTGCACTGCTCCCCTGGACAGATTGAAGGTGCTCATGCAG GTCCATGCCTCCCGCAGCAACAATATGTGCATCATAGGCGGATTCACACAGATGATTCGAGAAGGGGGGGCCAAGTCTCTCTGGCGGGGCAATGGCATCAACGTCCTCAAAATTGCCCCTGAGTCAGCCATCAAATTCATGGCGTATGAGCAG aTGAAGCGCCTCGTTGGCAGTGATCAGGAGACGCTGAGGATCCATGAAAGGCTTGTGGCAGGCTCCTTGGCTGGGGCCATTGCCCAGAGTAGTATTTACCCAATGGAG GTGCTGAAGACCCGAATGGCCCTGCGGAAGACAGGCCAGTACTCGGGCATGCTGGACTGCGCCAGGAGGATCTTGGCTAAAGAGGGTATAGCTGCCTTCTACAAAGGCTACATCCCCAACATGCTGGGGATCATCCCCTATGCTGGCATCGACCTTGCTGTCTACGAG ACACTGAAAAATACCTGGCTACAGCGCTACGCAGTGAACAGCGCAGATCCCGGTGTGTTTGTTCTCCTGGCCTGTGGCACTATCTCTAGTACCTGTGGCCAGCTGGCCAGCTACCCGCTGGCCTTGGTCAGGACTCGGATGCAGGCACAAG CCTCCATTGAGGGTGCGCCTGAGGTAACCATGAGCAGCCTCTTCAGACAGATTCTCCGGACTGAAGGGGCCTTTGGGCTATACCGGGGGCTGGCCCCCAACTTCATGAAGGTGATTCCAGCTGTGAGCATCAGCTACGTGGTGTACGAGAACCTGAAGATCACCCTGGGTGTGCAGTCTCGGTGA
- the Slc25a25 gene encoding calcium-binding mitochondrial carrier protein SCaMC-2 isoform X5 → MLCLCLYVPVIGEAQTEFQYFESKGLPAELKSIFKLSIFIPSQEFSTYRQWKQKIVQAGDKDLDGQLDFEEFVHYLQDHEKKLRLVFKSLDKKNDGRIDAQEIMQSLRDLGVKISEQQAEKILKRIRTGHFWGPVTYMDKNGTMTIDWNEWRDYHLLHPVENIPEIILYWKHSTIFDVGENLTVPDEFTVEERQTGMWWRHLVAGGGAGAVSRTCTAPLDRLKVLMQVHASRSNNMCIIGGFTQMIREGGAKSLWRGNGINVLKIAPESAIKFMAYEQMKRLVGSDQETLRIHERLVAGSLAGAIAQSSIYPMEVLKTRMALRKTGQYSGMLDCARRILAKEGIAAFYKGYIPNMLGIIPYAGIDLAVYETLKNTWLQRYAVNSADPGVFVLLACGTISSTCGQLASYPLALVRTRMQAQASIEGAPEVTMSSLFRQILRTEGAFGLYRGLAPNFMKVIPAVSISYVVYENLKITLGVQSR, encoded by the exons ATGCTCTGCCTGTGCCTGTATGTGCCGGTCATTGGGGAGGCCCAGACTGAATTCCAGTACTTTGAGTCCAAGGGGCTTCCCGCAGAGCTGAAGTCCATCTTCAAACTCAGCATCTTTATCCCCTCGCAAGAGTTCTCCACCTACCGCCAGTGGAAGCAG AAAATTGTTCAAGCAGGTGACAAGGACCTTGATGGGCAGTTGGACTTTGAAGAGTTCGTACATTACCTCCAAGATCATGAGAAAAAACTGAGGCTGGTGTTCAAGAGTCTGGACAAAAAGAACGATG GACGAATCGATGCTCAAGAGATCATGCAGTCCCTGCGGGACCTGGGTGTCAAGATCTCTGAACAGCAGGCGGAGAAGATTCTTAAGAG aaTACGAACGGGCCACTTCTGGGGCCCTGTCACCTA CATGGACAAGAACGGCACGATGACCATCGACTGGAATGAGTGGAGGGACTACCACCTGCTGCACCCCGTGGAGAACATCCCTGAGATCATCCTGTACTGGAAGCACTCGACG ATCTTCGATGTTGGCGAGAATCTGACAGTCCCGGATGAGTTCACGGTGGAAGAGAGGCAGACAGGGATGTGGTGGAGGCACCTGGTGGCCGGAGGTGGGGCAGGGGCCGTTTCCAGAACCTGCACTGCTCCCCTGGACAGATTGAAGGTGCTCATGCAG GTCCATGCCTCCCGCAGCAACAATATGTGCATCATAGGCGGATTCACACAGATGATTCGAGAAGGGGGGGCCAAGTCTCTCTGGCGGGGCAATGGCATCAACGTCCTCAAAATTGCCCCTGAGTCAGCCATCAAATTCATGGCGTATGAGCAG aTGAAGCGCCTCGTTGGCAGTGATCAGGAGACGCTGAGGATCCATGAAAGGCTTGTGGCAGGCTCCTTGGCTGGGGCCATTGCCCAGAGTAGTATTTACCCAATGGAG GTGCTGAAGACCCGAATGGCCCTGCGGAAGACAGGCCAGTACTCGGGCATGCTGGACTGCGCCAGGAGGATCTTGGCTAAAGAGGGTATAGCTGCCTTCTACAAAGGCTACATCCCCAACATGCTGGGGATCATCCCCTATGCTGGCATCGACCTTGCTGTCTACGAG ACACTGAAAAATACCTGGCTACAGCGCTACGCAGTGAACAGCGCAGATCCCGGTGTGTTTGTTCTCCTGGCCTGTGGCACTATCTCTAGTACCTGTGGCCAGCTGGCCAGCTACCCGCTGGCCTTGGTCAGGACTCGGATGCAGGCACAAG CCTCCATTGAGGGTGCGCCTGAGGTAACCATGAGCAGCCTCTTCAGACAGATTCTCCGGACTGAAGGGGCCTTTGGGCTATACCGGGGGCTGGCCCCCAACTTCATGAAGGTGATTCCAGCTGTGAGCATCAGCTACGTGGTGTACGAGAACCTGAAGATCACCCTGGGTGTGCAGTCTCGGTGA
- the Slc25a25 gene encoding calcium-binding mitochondrial carrier protein SCaMC-2 isoform X6 has product MLCLCLYVPVIGEAQTEFQYFESKGLPAELKSIFKLSIFIPSQEFSTYRQWKQKIVQAGDKDLDGQLDFEEFVHYLQDHEKKLRLVFKSLDKKNDGRIDAQEIMQSLRDLGVKISEQQAEKILKSMDKNGTMTIDWNEWRDYHLLHPVENIPEIILYWKHSTIFDVGENLTVPDEFTVEERQTGMWWRHLVAGGGAGAVSRTCTAPLDRLKVLMQVHASRSNNMCIIGGFTQMIREGGAKSLWRGNGINVLKIAPESAIKFMAYEQMKRLVGSDQETLRIHERLVAGSLAGAIAQSSIYPMEVLKTRMALRKTGQYSGMLDCARRILAKEGIAAFYKGYIPNMLGIIPYAGIDLAVYETLKNTWLQRYAVNSADPGVFVLLACGTISSTCGQLASYPLALVRTRMQAQASIEGAPEVTMSSLFRQILRTEGAFGLYRGLAPNFMKVIPAVSISYVVYENLKITLGVQSR; this is encoded by the exons ATGCTCTGCCTGTGCCTGTATGTGCCGGTCATTGGGGAGGCCCAGACTGAATTCCAGTACTTTGAGTCCAAGGGGCTTCCCGCAGAGCTGAAGTCCATCTTCAAACTCAGCATCTTTATCCCCTCGCAAGAGTTCTCCACCTACCGCCAGTGGAAGCAG AAAATTGTTCAAGCAGGTGACAAGGACCTTGATGGGCAGTTGGACTTTGAAGAGTTCGTACATTACCTCCAAGATCATGAGAAAAAACTGAGGCTGGTGTTCAAGAGTCTGGACAAAAAGAACGATG GACGAATCGATGCTCAAGAGATCATGCAGTCCCTGCGGGACCTGGGTGTCAAGATCTCTGAACAGCAGGCGGAGAAGATTCTTAAGAG CATGGACAAGAACGGCACGATGACCATCGACTGGAATGAGTGGAGGGACTACCACCTGCTGCACCCCGTGGAGAACATCCCTGAGATCATCCTGTACTGGAAGCACTCGACG ATCTTCGATGTTGGCGAGAATCTGACAGTCCCGGATGAGTTCACGGTGGAAGAGAGGCAGACAGGGATGTGGTGGAGGCACCTGGTGGCCGGAGGTGGGGCAGGGGCCGTTTCCAGAACCTGCACTGCTCCCCTGGACAGATTGAAGGTGCTCATGCAG GTCCATGCCTCCCGCAGCAACAATATGTGCATCATAGGCGGATTCACACAGATGATTCGAGAAGGGGGGGCCAAGTCTCTCTGGCGGGGCAATGGCATCAACGTCCTCAAAATTGCCCCTGAGTCAGCCATCAAATTCATGGCGTATGAGCAG aTGAAGCGCCTCGTTGGCAGTGATCAGGAGACGCTGAGGATCCATGAAAGGCTTGTGGCAGGCTCCTTGGCTGGGGCCATTGCCCAGAGTAGTATTTACCCAATGGAG GTGCTGAAGACCCGAATGGCCCTGCGGAAGACAGGCCAGTACTCGGGCATGCTGGACTGCGCCAGGAGGATCTTGGCTAAAGAGGGTATAGCTGCCTTCTACAAAGGCTACATCCCCAACATGCTGGGGATCATCCCCTATGCTGGCATCGACCTTGCTGTCTACGAG ACACTGAAAAATACCTGGCTACAGCGCTACGCAGTGAACAGCGCAGATCCCGGTGTGTTTGTTCTCCTGGCCTGTGGCACTATCTCTAGTACCTGTGGCCAGCTGGCCAGCTACCCGCTGGCCTTGGTCAGGACTCGGATGCAGGCACAAG CCTCCATTGAGGGTGCGCCTGAGGTAACCATGAGCAGCCTCTTCAGACAGATTCTCCGGACTGAAGGGGCCTTTGGGCTATACCGGGGGCTGGCCCCCAACTTCATGAAGGTGATTCCAGCTGTGAGCATCAGCTACGTGGTGTACGAGAACCTGAAGATCACCCTGGGTGTGCAGTCTCGGTGA
- the Slc25a25 gene encoding calcium-binding mitochondrial carrier protein SCaMC-2 isoform X7, translating to MQSLRDLGVKISEQQAEKILKRIRTGHFWGPVTYMDKNGTMTIDWNEWRDYHLLHPVENIPEIILYWKHSTIFDVGENLTVPDEFTVEERQTGMWWRHLVAGGGAGAVSRTCTAPLDRLKVLMQVHASRSNNMCIIGGFTQMIREGGAKSLWRGNGINVLKIAPESAIKFMAYEQMKRLVGSDQETLRIHERLVAGSLAGAIAQSSIYPMEVLKTRMALRKTGQYSGMLDCARRILAKEGIAAFYKGYIPNMLGIIPYAGIDLAVYETLKNTWLQRYAVNSADPGVFVLLACGTISSTCGQLASYPLALVRTRMQAQASIEGAPEVTMSSLFRQILRTEGAFGLYRGLAPNFMKVIPAVSISYVVYENLKITLGVQSR from the exons ATGCAGTCCCTGCGGGACCTGGGTGTCAAGATCTCTGAACAGCAGGCGGAGAAGATTCTTAAGAG aaTACGAACGGGCCACTTCTGGGGCCCTGTCACCTA CATGGACAAGAACGGCACGATGACCATCGACTGGAATGAGTGGAGGGACTACCACCTGCTGCACCCCGTGGAGAACATCCCTGAGATCATCCTGTACTGGAAGCACTCGACG ATCTTCGATGTTGGCGAGAATCTGACAGTCCCGGATGAGTTCACGGTGGAAGAGAGGCAGACAGGGATGTGGTGGAGGCACCTGGTGGCCGGAGGTGGGGCAGGGGCCGTTTCCAGAACCTGCACTGCTCCCCTGGACAGATTGAAGGTGCTCATGCAG GTCCATGCCTCCCGCAGCAACAATATGTGCATCATAGGCGGATTCACACAGATGATTCGAGAAGGGGGGGCCAAGTCTCTCTGGCGGGGCAATGGCATCAACGTCCTCAAAATTGCCCCTGAGTCAGCCATCAAATTCATGGCGTATGAGCAG aTGAAGCGCCTCGTTGGCAGTGATCAGGAGACGCTGAGGATCCATGAAAGGCTTGTGGCAGGCTCCTTGGCTGGGGCCATTGCCCAGAGTAGTATTTACCCAATGGAG GTGCTGAAGACCCGAATGGCCCTGCGGAAGACAGGCCAGTACTCGGGCATGCTGGACTGCGCCAGGAGGATCTTGGCTAAAGAGGGTATAGCTGCCTTCTACAAAGGCTACATCCCCAACATGCTGGGGATCATCCCCTATGCTGGCATCGACCTTGCTGTCTACGAG ACACTGAAAAATACCTGGCTACAGCGCTACGCAGTGAACAGCGCAGATCCCGGTGTGTTTGTTCTCCTGGCCTGTGGCACTATCTCTAGTACCTGTGGCCAGCTGGCCAGCTACCCGCTGGCCTTGGTCAGGACTCGGATGCAGGCACAAG CCTCCATTGAGGGTGCGCCTGAGGTAACCATGAGCAGCCTCTTCAGACAGATTCTCCGGACTGAAGGGGCCTTTGGGCTATACCGGGGGCTGGCCCCCAACTTCATGAAGGTGATTCCAGCTGTGAGCATCAGCTACGTGGTGTACGAGAACCTGAAGATCACCCTGGGTGTGCAGTCTCGGTGA